One genomic segment of Pongo pygmaeus isolate AG05252 chromosome 19, NHGRI_mPonPyg2-v2.0_pri, whole genome shotgun sequence includes these proteins:
- the SDF2 gene encoding stromal cell-derived factor 2 isoform X3, whose amino-acid sequence MTKSGFYPYLSRFKACFRDKQENDSSGQQSVTGVTSVDDSNSYWRIRGKTATVCERGTPIKCGQPIRLTHVNTGRNLHSHHFTSPLSGNQRRKQRLKGFTEEGIELRFKEVSAFGEEGEGDYLDDWTVLCNGPYWVRDGEVRFKHSSTEVLLSVTGEQYGRPISGQKEVHGMAQPSQNNYWKAMEGIFMKPSELLKAEAHHAEL is encoded by the exons ATGACAAAGTCGGGGTTCTATCCATATCTATCCAGGTTCAAAGCCTGCTTTAGAGACAAACAAGAAAATGACA GCAGTGGGCAGCAGTCAGTGACAGGTGTAACCTCTGTGGATGACAGCAACAGTTACTGGAGGATACGGGGGAAGACTGCCACAGTGTGTGAGAGGGGAACCCCCATCAAGTGTGGCCAGCCCATCCGGCTGACACATGTCAACACTGGCCGAAACCTCCATAGTCACCACTTCACTTCACCTCTTTCTGGAAACCAG aggagaaaacaAAGGCTCAAAGGATTTACAGAAGAAGGGATCGAGTTGAGATTCAAG GAAGTGAGTGCTTTTGGTGAGGAAGGTGAAGGTGATTATCTGGATGACTGGACAGTACTCTGTAATGGACCCTACTGGGTGAGAGATGGTGAGGTGCGGTTCAAACACTCTTCCACTGAGGTACTGCTGTCTGTCACAGGAGAACAATATGGTCGACCTATCAGTGGGCAAAAAGAGGTGCATGGCATGGCCCAGCCAAGTCAGAACAACTACTGGAAAGCCATGGAAGGCATCTTCATGAAGCCCAGTGAGTTGTTGAAGGCAGAAGCCCACCATGCAGAGCTATGA
- the SDF2 gene encoding stromal cell-derived factor 2 isoform X4, translated as MTKSGFYPYLSRFKACFRDKQENDSSGQQSVTGVTSVDDSNSYWRIRGKTATVCERGTPIKCGQPIRLTHVNTGRNLHSHHFTSPLSGNQEVSAFGEEGEGDYLDDWTVLCNGPYWVRDGEVRFKHSSTEVLLSVTGEQYGRPISGQKEVHGMAQPSQNNYWKAMEGIFMKPSELLKAEAHHAEL; from the exons ATGACAAAGTCGGGGTTCTATCCATATCTATCCAGGTTCAAAGCCTGCTTTAGAGACAAACAAGAAAATGACA GCAGTGGGCAGCAGTCAGTGACAGGTGTAACCTCTGTGGATGACAGCAACAGTTACTGGAGGATACGGGGGAAGACTGCCACAGTGTGTGAGAGGGGAACCCCCATCAAGTGTGGCCAGCCCATCCGGCTGACACATGTCAACACTGGCCGAAACCTCCATAGTCACCACTTCACTTCACCTCTTTCTGGAAACCAG GAAGTGAGTGCTTTTGGTGAGGAAGGTGAAGGTGATTATCTGGATGACTGGACAGTACTCTGTAATGGACCCTACTGGGTGAGAGATGGTGAGGTGCGGTTCAAACACTCTTCCACTGAGGTACTGCTGTCTGTCACAGGAGAACAATATGGTCGACCTATCAGTGGGCAAAAAGAGGTGCATGGCATGGCCCAGCCAAGTCAGAACAACTACTGGAAAGCCATGGAAGGCATCTTCATGAAGCCCAGTGAGTTGTTGAAGGCAGAAGCCCACCATGCAGAGCTATGA
- the SDF2 gene encoding stromal cell-derived factor 2 isoform X2: protein MAVVPLLLLGGLWSAVGASSLAVVTCGSVVKLLNTRHNVRLHSHDVRYGSGSGQQSVTGVTSVDDSNSYWRIRGKTATVCERGTPIKCGQPIRLTHVNTGRNLHSHHFTSPLSGNQEVSAFGEEGEGDYLDDWTVLCNGPYWVRDGEVRFKHSSTEVLLSVTGEQYGRPISGQKEVHGMAQPSQNNYWKAMEGIFMKPSELLKAEAHHAEL, encoded by the exons ATGGCGGTAGTACCTCTGCTGTTGTTGGGGGGTTTGTGGAGCGCTGTGGGAGCGTCCAGCCTGGCTGTCGTTACTTGCGGCTCGGTGGTGAAGCTACTCAATACGCGCCACAACGTCCGACTGCACTCACACGACGTGCGCTATGGGTCAG GCAGTGGGCAGCAGTCAGTGACAGGTGTAACCTCTGTGGATGACAGCAACAGTTACTGGAGGATACGGGGGAAGACTGCCACAGTGTGTGAGAGGGGAACCCCCATCAAGTGTGGCCAGCCCATCCGGCTGACACATGTCAACACTGGCCGAAACCTCCATAGTCACCACTTCACTTCACCTCTTTCTGGAAACCAG GAAGTGAGTGCTTTTGGTGAGGAAGGTGAAGGTGATTATCTGGATGACTGGACAGTACTCTGTAATGGACCCTACTGGGTGAGAGATGGTGAGGTGCGGTTCAAACACTCTTCCACTGAGGTACTGCTGTCTGTCACAGGAGAACAATATGGTCGACCTATCAGTGGGCAAAAAGAGGTGCATGGCATGGCCCAGCCAAGTCAGAACAACTACTGGAAAGCCATGGAAGGCATCTTCATGAAGCCCAGTGAGTTGTTGAAGGCAGAAGCCCACCATGCAGAGCTATGA
- the SDF2 gene encoding stromal cell-derived factor 2 isoform X1, producing the protein MAVVPLLLLGGLWSAVGASSLAVVTCGSVVKLLNTRHNVRLHSHDVRYGSGSGQQSVTGVTSVDDSNSYWRIRGKTATVCERGTPIKCGQPIRLTHVNTGRNLHSHHFTSPLSGNQRRKQRLKGFTEEGIELRFKEVSAFGEEGEGDYLDDWTVLCNGPYWVRDGEVRFKHSSTEVLLSVTGEQYGRPISGQKEVHGMAQPSQNNYWKAMEGIFMKPSELLKAEAHHAEL; encoded by the exons ATGGCGGTAGTACCTCTGCTGTTGTTGGGGGGTTTGTGGAGCGCTGTGGGAGCGTCCAGCCTGGCTGTCGTTACTTGCGGCTCGGTGGTGAAGCTACTCAATACGCGCCACAACGTCCGACTGCACTCACACGACGTGCGCTATGGGTCAG GCAGTGGGCAGCAGTCAGTGACAGGTGTAACCTCTGTGGATGACAGCAACAGTTACTGGAGGATACGGGGGAAGACTGCCACAGTGTGTGAGAGGGGAACCCCCATCAAGTGTGGCCAGCCCATCCGGCTGACACATGTCAACACTGGCCGAAACCTCCATAGTCACCACTTCACTTCACCTCTTTCTGGAAACCAG aggagaaaacaAAGGCTCAAAGGATTTACAGAAGAAGGGATCGAGTTGAGATTCAAG GAAGTGAGTGCTTTTGGTGAGGAAGGTGAAGGTGATTATCTGGATGACTGGACAGTACTCTGTAATGGACCCTACTGGGTGAGAGATGGTGAGGTGCGGTTCAAACACTCTTCCACTGAGGTACTGCTGTCTGTCACAGGAGAACAATATGGTCGACCTATCAGTGGGCAAAAAGAGGTGCATGGCATGGCCCAGCCAAGTCAGAACAACTACTGGAAAGCCATGGAAGGCATCTTCATGAAGCCCAGTGAGTTGTTGAAGGCAGAAGCCCACCATGCAGAGCTATGA